One Marinibacterium anthonyi genomic region harbors:
- a CDS encoding putative metal-dependent hydrolase of the TIM-barrel fold protein: protein MAWPLPLSSPRPDRFARFGTLAMHDPVTPEAKPEGCAHAGTVASMINRHANGEYPDADRLLPFCEKAAVWGMPVYIHPAPPIKEPAVTRGDPGLVGPIRGWSHEIGGHALRLVFSGLFGRVPDQHGDAAPHGGTAPLPPPAERQPAQDLTGPKTLQRVQPAHPVAGPQHIARPGPDPGGAGPGIHRCDRAENRPVP, encoded by the coding sequence ATGGCCTGGCCCCTGCCACTGTCCTCCCCCCGGCCCGACCGCTTCGCCCGGTTCGGCACGCTGGCGATGCACGATCCGGTCACCCCCGAGGCCAAACCTGAAGGATGCGCACACGCCGGAACCGTCGCGTCGATGATCAACCGCCATGCCAACGGCGAATACCCCGATGCCGACCGCCTGCTGCCATTCTGTGAAAAGGCGGCCGTGTGGGGGATGCCCGTCTACATCCACCCGGCCCCGCCGATCAAGGAACCGGCCGTCACGCGGGGCGACCCGGGGCTGGTCGGTCCGATCCGGGGCTGGTCGCACGAAATCGGCGGCCACGCGCTCCGGCTGGTCTTCTCGGGCCTCTTCGGCCGCGTTCCGGACCAGCATGGTGATGCTGCGCCACATGGCGGAACTGCGCCCCTTCCGCCTCCGGCGGAACGACAGCCGGCACAAGATCTGACCGGGCCAAAGACGCTACAGCGGGTGCAGCCCGCTCACCCGGTCGCCGGACCGCAGCACATCGCGCGCCCCGGCCCGGATCCGGGTGGCGCCGGGCCGGGGATTCACCGATGTGATCGCGCGGAAAATCGGCCTGTTCCATGA
- the fabG_9 gene encoding 3-oxoacyl-[acyl-carrier-protein] reductase FabG, with protein MTAPRGTALVTGAQRGIGRAIALRAGALGFPVAVNYMEQAGEAEAVRDEIVAAGGTAMTVRADVASVAQIDAMVAEVEQTLGPLEVLVNNAGVFPRRDFLDLTEDLWDQILDVNLKGTCFASLAAARSMIRRGHGGSIISLASSAINGSPRAVAYTASKGGIVAMTRGMAVELAPHGIRVNAIAPGLTNTLQPRQGMTEDEVQDQSAAVLLGRMAEPEDIANMAAYLMTDASVMVTGQTLHINGGNYRP; from the coding sequence ATGACCGCGCCCCGGGGCACCGCGCTGGTCACCGGCGCACAACGGGGCATCGGCCGGGCCATCGCGCTGCGGGCGGGCGCGCTGGGGTTTCCGGTGGCGGTCAATTACATGGAACAGGCTGGCGAGGCCGAAGCGGTGCGCGACGAGATCGTCGCAGCGGGCGGCACGGCGATGACGGTACGCGCCGATGTCGCCTCGGTCGCCCAGATCGATGCCATGGTGGCCGAGGTCGAACAGACGCTGGGCCCGCTGGAGGTGCTGGTCAACAATGCCGGCGTCTTCCCCCGCCGGGATTTCCTGGACCTGACCGAAGACCTGTGGGACCAGATCCTGGACGTGAACCTGAAGGGCACCTGCTTTGCGTCGCTGGCGGCGGCGCGGTCGATGATCCGGCGCGGGCACGGGGGCAGCATCATCAGCCTGGCCTCGTCCGCGATCAACGGCAGCCCGCGCGCGGTGGCCTATACCGCCAGCAAGGGCGGCATCGTGGCGATGACCCGGGGCATGGCGGTGGAACTGGCCCCACACGGCATCCGCGTGAACGCCATAGCCCCCGGCCTGACCAACACGCTGCAACCCCGCCAGGGCATGACCGAGGACGAGGTCCAGGACCAGTCGGCCGCCGTGCTGCTGGGCCGGATGGCCGAACCCGAGGATATCGCCAACATGGCGGCCTACCTGATGACCGATGCCTCGGTGATGGTGACCGGCCAGACGCTGCACATCAACGGCGGCAATTACCGGCCCTGA
- the metQ gene encoding D-methionine-binding lipoprotein MetQ precursor encodes MKKLMTLASVLALTAGTAMAEDIRVGVSPGEHAEIMEEVAKVAEPMGLNIDVIEFSDYVVPNQALADGDLDANSFQHRPYLENQMKDRGFDLVEVATTINTPMGLYSDKVTDPADIPDGATIGIPNDPTNGGRGLLVLQQLGLIKLADGTGLVPSVLDITENPKNIRIQELDAAQLPRSLADLDAAMINTNYAIASGLNPKTDSIAMEKNSPYVNIIVVRKGTEDQPWVQQLVDAYHSDEVKTFIEEKYHGTVLTSW; translated from the coding sequence ATGAAGAAACTGATGACGCTTGCCTCTGTCCTGGCCCTGACCGCCGGCACAGCAATGGCCGAAGACATCCGCGTCGGCGTGTCGCCCGGCGAACATGCCGAGATCATGGAAGAAGTCGCCAAGGTCGCCGAGCCCATGGGTCTGAACATCGACGTGATCGAATTTTCCGACTACGTGGTCCCGAACCAGGCGCTGGCCGATGGCGATCTTGACGCCAACAGCTTCCAGCACCGGCCCTACCTGGAAAACCAGATGAAGGACCGCGGGTTCGACCTGGTCGAGGTCGCCACCACGATCAACACGCCCATGGGCCTGTATTCCGACAAGGTCACCGACCCCGCCGACATCCCCGACGGCGCCACCATCGGCATCCCGAACGACCCGACCAATGGCGGGCGCGGGTTGCTGGTGCTGCAGCAGCTGGGCCTGATCAAGCTGGCCGACGGCACCGGCCTGGTTCCGTCCGTGCTGGACATCACCGAGAACCCCAAGAACATCCGGATCCAGGAACTGGACGCGGCGCAGCTGCCCCGGTCGCTGGCCGACCTGGACGCGGCGATGATCAACACCAACTACGCCATCGCGTCGGGCCTGAACCCCAAGACCGATTCCATCGCGATGGAAAAGAACAGCCCCTACGTGAACATCATCGTCGTGCGCAAAGGGACCGAGGATCAGCCCTGGGTCCAGCAACTGGTCGACGCCTATCACTCGGACGAGGTGAAGACGTTCATCGAAGAGAAATACCACGGCACGGTCCTGACCTCCTGGTAA
- the metI gene encoding D-methionine transport system permease protein MetI — translation MSSNLIHLLVDATWQTLYMVAVSTIIGAVGGLPIGVFLACSQRGELLSAPVVNRVLGVIVNATRSVPFIILVVAIIPFTRMIAGTSIGTTAAIVPLSIAAIPFIARLVENAIREVDSGLIEAARSMGATPFQIIRKVLIPEALPAITLGLTLAVVSLIGYSAMVGAVGGEGLGDLGIRYGYQRFMPDVMAIVVIILIVLVQLVQTIGEWIARRVDKRAPRNRGA, via the coding sequence ATGTCGTCTAACCTGATCCACCTGCTTGTCGATGCGACCTGGCAGACGCTTTACATGGTCGCCGTCTCGACGATCATCGGCGCGGTGGGCGGGCTGCCCATCGGCGTCTTCCTGGCCTGTTCGCAACGCGGGGAACTGCTGTCGGCGCCCGTGGTCAACAGGGTGCTGGGCGTCATCGTGAACGCCACCCGGTCGGTGCCCTTCATCATCCTTGTCGTCGCCATCATCCCGTTCACCCGGATGATCGCCGGCACCTCCATCGGCACCACGGCGGCCATCGTGCCGCTGTCCATCGCCGCGATCCCCTTCATTGCGCGCCTGGTCGAAAACGCCATCCGCGAGGTCGACAGCGGGCTGATCGAAGCGGCGCGGTCGATGGGCGCGACCCCGTTCCAGATCATCCGCAAGGTGCTGATCCCCGAGGCGCTGCCCGCCATCACGCTGGGCCTGACACTCGCCGTGGTCAGCCTGATCGGCTATTCCGCCATGGTCGGCGCGGTCGGCGGCGAGGGCCTGGGCGACCTGGGCATCCGCTATGGCTACCAGCGGTTCATGCCCGACGTCATGGCCATCGTGGTGATCATCCTCATCGTCCTCGTGCAGCTTGTGCAGACCATCGGCGAATGGATCGCGCGACGCGTGGACAAACGGGCGCCCCGCAACCGCGGCGCCTGA
- the metN gene encoding Methionine import ATP-binding protein MetN, with the protein MQSDTATGAAITFDKVEKSFPKKGGGSVTALEDISLSVEPGTITGIIGRSGAGKSTLLRMVNGLEKPTSGQVLVGGHDVGAATGAGLRAIRREAGMIFQHFNLLSSRTVYENVALPLEIAGTPARDIKPRVEDLIARVGLEDLRNRYPAELSGGQKQRVGIARALASQPKVLLSDEATSALDPETTQTVLQLLGDINRDLGLTILLITHEMAVVREIASHVAVIDGGRIVEDGTTYDIFTAPRHPTTRSFLSSVTGVTLPRFIEKSMVPTRPEGQSREIIRITFLGEHATDPLLARMGYELGLQVNILAGAIEEIGPRPFGNLLISVEAERGEQARAYLQEHQQRTEVLGYVV; encoded by the coding sequence ATGCAGAGCGATACCGCGACAGGCGCAGCCATAACCTTCGACAAGGTGGAAAAGTCGTTTCCAAAGAAGGGAGGCGGCAGCGTCACGGCGCTTGAAGACATATCGCTGAGCGTGGAGCCAGGCACCATCACCGGGATCATCGGCCGGTCCGGCGCGGGCAAGTCGACCCTGCTGCGCATGGTCAACGGGCTGGAAAAGCCCACGTCGGGGCAGGTGCTTGTCGGCGGTCATGACGTCGGCGCCGCGACCGGCGCCGGGCTGCGCGCGATCCGGCGCGAAGCCGGCATGATCTTTCAGCACTTCAACCTGCTGTCGTCGCGCACCGTCTATGAAAACGTGGCCCTGCCGCTGGAAATCGCCGGCACGCCCGCGCGCGACATCAAGCCCCGGGTCGAGGACCTGATCGCACGCGTCGGCCTGGAAGATCTGCGCAACCGCTACCCGGCGGAACTGTCGGGCGGGCAGAAACAGCGGGTGGGCATCGCCCGCGCGCTGGCGTCGCAGCCCAAGGTGCTGTTGTCGGACGAGGCGACATCGGCACTGGACCCCGAGACGACGCAGACGGTGCTGCAGCTGCTGGGCGACATCAACCGCGATCTTGGCCTGACGATCCTGCTGATCACCCACGAAATGGCCGTCGTGCGCGAGATCGCCAGCCACGTGGCGGTGATCGACGGTGGCCGCATCGTCGAGGACGGCACCACCTACGATATCTTCACCGCGCCCCGGCACCCGACCACGCGGTCCTTCCTGTCCAGCGTCACCGGCGTCACCCTGCCCCGCTTCATCGAGAAATCGATGGTGCCGACGCGCCCCGAAGGCCAATCGCGCGAAATCATCCGCATCACCTTCCTGGGCGAACACGCGACCGATCCGCTGCTGGCGCGCATGGGCTACGAACTGGGCCTGCAGGTGAACATCCTGGCCGGCGCCATCGAGGAAATCGGCCCGCGCCCCTTCGGCAACCTGCTGATCTCGGTCGAGGCCGAGCGCGGCGAACAGGCGCGCGCCTATCTGCAGGAACATCAACAGCGCACGGAGGTGCTGGGCTATGTCGTCTAA
- the siaT_6 gene encoding Neu5Ac permease, with product MDILTTTAILGLVLLVLLAGGLWIGIALAAVGYAALAVFSPAPAGSLLATTLWDNSWSWALTALPLFVWMGEILFRARLSEDMFEGLAPWLDRLPGRLLHVNIVGCGVMAAVAGSSAVTAATVGRMSLPELKQRGYNEAMSIGTLAGSGTLGLLIPPSIMMIVYGISAQQSISRLFIAGIVPGVLIMGLFMGYVMIWSVLHRGALPPAGPRLSLGEKIRRSRRLIPVFLLILGVIGSIYGGFATPTEAATLGVFGALGLAAVSRTLTWRSFSESLMAAMRTSCMITAIILGAAFLSVGMAFLGIPVALAGWVADQGLSPAMLLVLLTLIYIVLGCFLEGASMIVLTTSVALPMVVQAGFDPIWFGIYLIVVVEMAQLTPPVGFNLFVLHGMTGRDMWTVTRASAPFFGLLILGVVLLAMVPGLATFLPDLMLRR from the coding sequence ATGGACATCCTGACAACGACCGCCATCCTGGGGCTGGTGCTTCTGGTGCTGCTGGCGGGGGGGCTGTGGATCGGCATAGCGCTGGCGGCGGTGGGCTACGCGGCGCTGGCCGTCTTCTCGCCCGCGCCCGCCGGCTCCCTTCTGGCCACCACGCTTTGGGACAACAGCTGGAGCTGGGCGCTGACCGCGCTGCCCCTGTTCGTCTGGATGGGCGAGATCCTGTTCCGCGCCCGCCTGTCCGAGGACATGTTCGAAGGCCTCGCCCCCTGGCTGGACCGCCTGCCCGGGCGGTTGCTGCATGTCAACATCGTGGGCTGCGGCGTGATGGCGGCGGTCGCCGGATCCTCGGCCGTGACCGCGGCGACGGTCGGCCGGATGAGCCTGCCGGAACTGAAACAGCGCGGCTACAACGAAGCCATGTCGATCGGCACGCTGGCCGGGTCCGGCACGCTGGGCCTGCTGATCCCGCCGTCGATCATGATGATCGTCTACGGCATCTCGGCGCAGCAATCGATCTCGCGGCTGTTCATCGCGGGCATCGTGCCGGGGGTGCTGATCATGGGGCTGTTCATGGGCTACGTGATGATCTGGTCGGTGCTCCACCGGGGCGCCTTGCCCCCGGCCGGGCCAAGGCTGTCGCTGGGTGAAAAGATCCGCCGCTCGCGCCGGCTGATCCCGGTGTTCCTGCTGATCCTGGGTGTCATCGGGTCGATCTACGGCGGTTTCGCCACCCCGACCGAGGCCGCGACGCTGGGCGTCTTCGGCGCGCTTGGCCTGGCGGCCGTGTCACGCACGCTGACCTGGCGCAGCTTTAGCGAAAGCCTGATGGCGGCGATGCGCACCAGCTGCATGATCACCGCGATCATCCTGGGCGCGGCGTTCCTGTCGGTGGGCATGGCGTTCCTGGGCATCCCCGTCGCGCTGGCCGGATGGGTCGCCGACCAGGGCCTGTCCCCGGCCATGCTGCTGGTGCTGCTGACGCTGATCTACATCGTGCTGGGCTGTTTCCTGGAAGGCGCGTCGATGATCGTGCTGACCACCTCGGTCGCGCTGCCGATGGTGGTGCAGGCCGGGTTCGACCCGATCTGGTTCGGCATCTACCTGATCGTGGTTGTCGAGATGGCGCAGCTGACCCCGCCCGTGGGCTTCAACCTGTTCGTCCTGCACGGGATGACCGGGCGCGACATGTGGACCGTCACCCGGGCCTCGGCCCCGTTCTTCGGCCTGCTGATCCTGGGCGTCGTGCTGCTGGCCATGGTGCCGGGGCTGGCCACCTTCCTGCCCGACCTGATGCTGCGGCGCTGA
- a CDS encoding TRAP-type mannitol/chloroaromatic compound transport system, small permease component, with protein MTRGPPRSSDWGGQFVILPKAVPGERHMRKILDLLYLVSGAIAATCLFLIAVTIVAQVIGRIVGVTIDSTESGGFFLAGTTFMGMAWTLKTGGHVRVTLLVSKFGPRLARAFDILVCAFAALGCAVLSRETLGMTRDSWRFGDLSPGLLAIPIWIPQSVMLTGVVILTIALIDDLVLLLRGRVPGYAMVHDTALETGE; from the coding sequence ATGACGCGTGGCCCGCCCCGGTCGTCAGACTGGGGCGGGCAATTCGTCATCCTGCCCAAGGCGGTTCCGGGAGAACGGCACATGCGCAAGATCCTTGATCTTCTTTACCTCGTCAGCGGCGCCATCGCCGCGACGTGCCTGTTCCTGATCGCCGTCACCATCGTGGCGCAGGTGATCGGGCGCATCGTGGGCGTGACCATCGATTCAACCGAAAGCGGCGGCTTTTTCCTGGCCGGGACGACCTTCATGGGCATGGCCTGGACGCTGAAGACCGGCGGCCATGTCCGCGTCACGCTGCTGGTGTCGAAATTCGGCCCCCGCCTGGCCCGCGCCTTCGACATCCTGGTCTGCGCCTTCGCCGCGCTCGGCTGTGCCGTGCTCAGCCGGGAAACGCTGGGCATGACCCGCGACAGCTGGCGGTTCGGAGACCTGAGTCCCGGGTTGCTGGCGATCCCGATCTGGATCCCGCAATCGGTGATGCTGACCGGCGTGGTGATCCTGACGATCGCGCTGATCGACGACCTGGTGCTGCTGCTGCGCGGCCGGGTGCCGGGCTATGCGATGGTTCACGACACGGCACTGGAAACCGGCGAATGA
- the dctP_2 gene encoding C4-dicarboxylate-binding periplasmic protein precursor has product MNAIRTTRAFLMSATLAACAGAATAQTSWTMASGYADTNFMTQNIMQFIDDVDVATDGALKITLHSNGTLMKLDAIRRAVQTDQVQIGEIRLGSYSNEDPMYNLAGLPFVAGDYDSAWTLMEAQKPYFDALFDKIGLKVLAYQPWPGQGFYTKTPVNGLADFKGQKLRIYSKATQDMGNALGFEATILPFAEIPQAFATGLIDALFTSPQTGIDIQAWDNTDYFTAAGAMYTKNAIIVNKDVFEALPAEVQTALVTAGEEATTRGWEMSKATYAEQIGVLEENGMTVSDAPAEVIARLKEIGTTMADEWRAGASPDAIAVLEAYQAGL; this is encoded by the coding sequence ATGAACGCCATTCGGACGACCAGAGCCTTCCTGATGTCGGCGACCCTTGCCGCCTGCGCCGGCGCCGCCACGGCCCAAACCTCGTGGACCATGGCCAGCGGCTATGCCGACACCAACTTCATGACCCAGAACATCATGCAGTTCATCGATGACGTCGACGTCGCCACCGACGGCGCGCTGAAGATCACGCTGCATTCCAACGGCACGCTGATGAAGCTCGACGCGATCCGCCGGGCGGTGCAGACAGACCAGGTCCAGATCGGCGAGATCCGCCTGGGCTCCTATTCGAACGAGGACCCGATGTACAACCTCGCCGGGCTGCCCTTTGTCGCCGGCGATTACGACAGCGCCTGGACGCTGATGGAGGCCCAGAAACCCTATTTCGACGCGCTGTTCGACAAGATCGGGCTGAAGGTGCTGGCCTATCAGCCCTGGCCGGGACAGGGGTTCTATACCAAGACGCCGGTGAACGGGCTGGCGGATTTCAAGGGGCAGAAGCTGCGGATCTATTCCAAGGCGACGCAGGACATGGGCAACGCGCTTGGCTTCGAAGCCACGATCCTGCCCTTCGCCGAGATCCCGCAGGCCTTTGCCACCGGGCTGATCGATGCGCTGTTCACCTCGCCCCAGACCGGCATCGACATCCAGGCCTGGGACAACACCGATTACTTCACCGCCGCCGGCGCCATGTACACCAAGAACGCGATCATCGTGAACAAGGACGTCTTCGAGGCGCTGCCTGCCGAGGTCCAGACCGCGCTGGTCACCGCCGGCGAAGAGGCCACCACGCGTGGCTGGGAGATGAGCAAGGCCACCTATGCCGAACAGATCGGCGTGCTGGAGGAAAACGGCATGACCGTGTCGGATGCGCCCGCCGAGGTGATCGCCAGGCTCAAGGAGATCGGGACCACGATGGCGGACGAATGGCGGGCCGGCGCCTCGCCCGACGCCATTGCCGTGCTCGAAGCCTACCAGGCCGGGCTTTAA
- the ydfH_1 gene encoding putative HTH-type transcriptional regulator YdfH, translating into MTDDEIYREIFDAIVEGRLSPGEKLGQDELGKVFGVSKTRIRPILHRLNDQKIVVIEPMRGAFVARPSVEEAREVNAARQIIEEGVIRAATRVAQPAHLKLLREIVAEERAARDNRNGGRAHRLTGEFHCELARITGNEVVSEVVRELVSRDSLVVALYQRPGSSGCSLHGHADLIDRIAEGDEDAAAHAMRHHLRDVMSTLDLGDRTRKADALAKAFSHLGGGA; encoded by the coding sequence ATGACCGACGACGAAATCTATCGCGAAATCTTCGATGCCATCGTCGAGGGGCGCCTGTCGCCCGGCGAGAAGCTGGGCCAGGACGAACTGGGCAAGGTCTTTGGCGTGTCCAAGACGCGGATCCGGCCGATCCTGCACCGGCTGAACGACCAGAAGATCGTGGTGATCGAACCGATGCGCGGCGCCTTCGTCGCCCGCCCATCGGTCGAGGAGGCGCGCGAGGTCAACGCCGCCCGCCAGATCATCGAGGAAGGCGTGATCCGCGCCGCGACCCGGGTGGCCCAGCCCGCGCACCTGAAGCTTCTGCGCGAGATCGTGGCCGAGGAACGGGCCGCCCGCGACAACCGCAACGGCGGGCGGGCGCACCGGCTGACCGGGGAATTCCACTGCGAACTGGCGCGGATCACCGGCAACGAGGTCGTGTCGGAGGTGGTGCGCGAACTGGTGTCGCGCGACAGCCTGGTGGTGGCGCTGTACCAGCGGCCGGGGTCGTCGGGCTGTTCGCTGCATGGCCATGCCGACCTGATCGACCGGATCGCCGAGGGCGACGAAGACGCCGCCGCCCATGCCATGCGCCACCATCTGCGGGACGTGATGTCAACGCTCGACCTGGGCGACCGGACGCGCAAGGCGGATGCGCTGGCCAAGGCGTTTTCCCATCTGGGCGGCGGTGCATGA
- a CDS encoding putative urate catabolism protein, with protein MSLASRDFLGGRGQGPVVTWPGQARLAVSFVLNFEEGAELSIADGDERNEPVYEVREEVIGAPDPCMSSHFEYGPRAGFDRILALLEAHGVRATISTCARAAERVPALIAEASARGHEIACHGYRWESHAGMEPGHEAQVIARTVDSLTRIAGRAPVGWHTRSASSPQTRRLLCEHGGFLYDSDAYNDDLPWVTDQYGAPHVVLPYSFDTNDMRFGPGGGFVFGGDFTRYCADAFDWLCREGETRPKMMSIGLHQRIIGRPGRIGGLENLLRHMRARDDIWFATRADIAHAWRAIAGLPRWTPAPVSGV; from the coding sequence ATGAGCCTCGCGTCCCGGGATTTCCTGGGCGGCCGGGGGCAGGGGCCCGTGGTCACCTGGCCCGGACAGGCGCGGCTGGCCGTGTCCTTCGTGCTGAACTTCGAAGAAGGGGCCGAGCTGTCGATCGCCGATGGCGACGAGCGCAACGAACCCGTCTACGAGGTGCGCGAGGAGGTGATCGGCGCGCCCGATCCCTGCATGTCCTCGCATTTCGAATACGGGCCGCGCGCGGGATTCGACCGGATCCTGGCGCTGCTGGAGGCCCACGGCGTGCGCGCCACGATCAGCACCTGCGCCCGCGCCGCCGAACGCGTGCCCGCCCTGATCGCCGAGGCGTCGGCGCGGGGTCACGAGATCGCCTGCCATGGCTATCGCTGGGAAAGCCACGCGGGGATGGAACCGGGGCACGAGGCGCAGGTGATCGCGCGCACCGTCGACAGCCTGACCCGGATCGCGGGCCGGGCGCCGGTGGGCTGGCACACGCGGTCGGCCTCGTCCCCGCAGACGCGGCGGCTGCTGTGCGAACACGGTGGGTTTCTTTATGATTCAGACGCCTACAATGACGATCTGCCCTGGGTCACCGACCAGTACGGCGCGCCGCACGTGGTGCTGCCCTACAGTTTCGACACCAACGACATGCGGTTCGGCCCGGGCGGCGGGTTTGTCTTTGGCGGGGATTTCACCCGTTATTGCGCGGATGCCTTCGACTGGCTTTGCCGCGAAGGCGAAACCCGGCCGAAGATGATGTCCATCGGCCTGCATCAGCGCATCATCGGCCGTCCCGGCCGCATCGGCGGGTTGGAAAACCTGTTGCGCCACATGCGCGCGCGCGATGACATCTGGTTCGCCACCCGCGCCGATATCGCCCATGCCTGGCGCGCGATCGCGGGCCTGCCGCGCTGGACACCCGCGCCGGTGTCCGGGGTCTGA
- the xecD_1 gene encoding 2-(R)-hydroxypropyl-CoM dehydrogenase — MTGRLQDKVAIITGAGCVGPGWGNGRAACVRFAEEGAKIFAVDLKPETMEETLARTRDAIASTGGAVEPHLCDVTDRASVEAMVAACIDRFGKVDILVNNVGGSAKGGAVELSEEDWDRQMEFNLKSVYLTCRSVLPHMAGQGAGAIVNTSSTSGLRWTGAAQAAYASSKAAVIQFGKVTAVEYAARGVRVNTVVPGQLHTPMVEARLAGQRAGGDVDSLLAQRLKRIPMGWMGDGRDTANAALFLASDEARFVTGTEIVVDGGMSVRCD; from the coding sequence ATGACCGGACGCCTGCAGGACAAGGTCGCGATCATCACCGGCGCGGGCTGCGTCGGCCCCGGCTGGGGCAACGGCCGCGCCGCCTGCGTGCGCTTTGCCGAGGAAGGCGCGAAGATCTTCGCCGTCGACCTCAAGCCCGAAACCATGGAGGAAACCCTGGCCCGCACCCGCGACGCCATTGCATCGACGGGCGGCGCGGTCGAACCCCATCTTTGCGACGTCACCGACCGCGCCAGTGTCGAGGCCATGGTGGCGGCCTGCATCGACCGGTTCGGCAAGGTCGACATCCTCGTCAACAACGTCGGCGGTTCGGCCAAGGGCGGCGCGGTGGAGCTGTCGGAAGAAGACTGGGACCGGCAGATGGAGTTCAACCTGAAATCCGTCTACCTGACCTGCCGGTCTGTCCTGCCGCACATGGCGGGTCAGGGGGCGGGCGCGATCGTCAACACCTCGTCAACCTCGGGCCTGCGCTGGACCGGCGCCGCGCAGGCGGCCTATGCGTCGTCGAAGGCGGCGGTCATCCAGTTCGGCAAGGTCACGGCGGTCGAATACGCCGCCCGGGGGGTGCGCGTGAACACCGTGGTGCCGGGGCAGCTGCACACGCCCATGGTCGAAGCCCGCCTTGCCGGTCAACGCGCCGGCGGCGACGTGGACAGCCTGCTGGCGCAACGGCTGAAACGCATCCCCATGGGCTGGATGGGCGACGGGCGCGACACCGCCAACGCGGCGCTTTTCCTGGCCTCGGACGAGGCGCGTTTCGTCACCGGAACCGAGATCGTCGTCGACGGGGGCATGTCGGTGCGCTGCGACTGA
- a CDS encoding putative metal-dependent hydrolase of the TIM-barrel fold protein: protein MNDAPITWNPNRSNPTLALPKGATDCHVHVFGPTAIFPYAPQSGFKPGDAPKEELFKLHDMLGIDRCVIVQSGCHGHDNSVVADAMAARPGRYLGIALAPPEIPNAQMADMHAHGFRGVRFNYMSHLAPGATHDQLRALAPRLADHGWQLLIHMESALIEDMVPVLASLPCPVVIDHMGRIDASLGMDQAPFRALMKLGENDHIWLKVSGSERCSVQDPPYADATPFAARLVEMFPDRTIWGTDWPHPNFRADPPDDGILVDTLAQIAPGDALHRLLVDNPARLYDFGDLT from the coding sequence ATGAACGACGCACCCATCACCTGGAACCCGAACCGGTCGAACCCCACGCTGGCGCTGCCCAAGGGCGCCACCGATTGCCACGTGCATGTCTTCGGGCCGACCGCCATTTTCCCCTATGCCCCGCAAAGCGGCTTCAAGCCCGGCGACGCGCCCAAGGAGGAACTGTTCAAGCTGCACGACATGCTGGGGATCGACCGCTGCGTCATCGTCCAGTCGGGCTGTCATGGTCATGACAATTCGGTCGTCGCCGACGCCATGGCCGCCCGACCCGGCCGCTACCTGGGCATCGCGCTGGCCCCGCCCGAGATCCCGAATGCGCAGATGGCCGACATGCACGCCCACGGCTTTCGCGGCGTGCGGTTCAACTACATGTCCCACCTCGCCCCCGGCGCCACCCACGACCAGCTGCGCGCACTGGCGCCCCGGCTGGCGGATCACGGCTGGCAGCTGCTGATCCACATGGAATCCGCGCTGATCGAGGATATGGTCCCGGTGCTGGCGAGCCTTCCCTGCCCCGTGGTGATCGACCACATGGGCCGGATCGACGCCAGCCTCGGGATGGACCAGGCACCGTTCCGGGCGCTGATGAAACTGGGCGAAAACGACCACATCTGGCTGAAGGTCTCGGGCTCGGAACGCTGCTCGGTCCAGGATCCGCCCTATGCCGACGCGACGCCCTTTGCCGCCCGACTGGTCGAAATGTTTCCCGACCGCACCATCTGGGGCACCGACTGGCCGCATCCCAACTTTCGCGCGGATCCGCCCGACGACGGGATCCTGGTGGACACGCTGGCGCAGATCGCCCCGGGCGACGCGCTGCACCGCCTGCTGGTCGACAACCCGGCGCGCCTTTACGATTTCGGAGACCTGACATGA